One genomic window of Solanum stenotomum isolate F172 chromosome 9, ASM1918654v1, whole genome shotgun sequence includes the following:
- the LOC125875909 gene encoding pentatricopeptide repeat-containing protein At2g18940, chloroplastic, translating into MKQLISKRTIDKLSKLKATQILSHFHSKSSIPTSSLPPSTSWTKCPFFQIHNTPVPKFVSWSGKRFIHTDTATDTAEEMVSETEDDATMNDFLSRFVWIMRGKLMEVYPDFEKKTIDEMLLVIVAKVVSELEKGGFDQIVGGKSSSPSQDDDFSHDLWKTVWEVSNVVLEDMEKAKRKDKMKNFLQAEQVKEMCRFAGEVGIRGDMLREYRFKWAREKMEESEFYHSLERFKEEEQQGTEYGIGVVEHQSRAEDPKLVALPKRRGKINYKIYGLDLSDSKWSQVADKIHEAEKIICPQEPKKIDGKCKIITEKLLSSQEQDDYSPLIAEWVQLLQPSRVDWINLLDRLNNRNPSLYLKIAEHVLGEESFQTNIRDYSKLVDAHARDNQREDAERIIRKMSENGIVPDILTSTIMVHMYSKAGDLDRAKAAFESLRTQGFLPDMGVYNSMILAYVNAGDPKKGESLMKEMEVRDIKPSKKIYMALLRSFSQHGDANGAHRIATTMQFSGFQPTLESCMLLVEAFGKAGDPDQARQNFDYMIKLGHKPDDRCTATMIAAYEKNNLLDKALNLLIELEKDGFEPGVATYSVLVDWLSKMQLIDEAEQLLDKIAEQGEAPPFKVHISLCDMYARANVEKKALQALGVLEAKQEQLEPEDFERIIWSLIAGGFVQDAQKFQGLMEARGFTVSEQLQVTLMASQTFLRRRPSVR; encoded by the exons ATGAAGCAGCTAATCAGCAAACGAACAATCGACAAATTGTCAAAACTCAAAGCTACGCAAATTCTATCTCATTTTCACTCAAAATCCTCAATCCCAACATCCTCTCTTCCTCCGTCCACCAGTTGGACCAAATGCCCATTTTTCCAAATTCACAACACACCAGTTCCAAAATTTGTATCTTGGAGTGGTAAAAGATTCATTCACACAGATACAGCTACTGATACAGCTGAAGAAATGGTAAGTGAGACTGAGGATGATGCTACAATGAATGACTTCTTGTCAAGATTTGTTTGGATAATGCGTGGAAAACTCATGGAAGTATAtccagattttgagaaaaaaacaatTGATGAGATGCTTTTGGTTATTGTTGCCAAGGTTGTTTCTGAGCTGGAAAAGGGTGGTTTTGATCAGATAGTTGGAGGTAAGTCGTCCTCACCTTCTCAGGATGATGATTTTAGTCACGATTTGTGGAAGACTGTGTGGGAGGTGAGTAATGTAGTTTTGGAAGATATGGAGAAAGCAAAAAGGAAGGATAAAATGAAGAACTTTCTTCAAGCTGAGCAAGTTAAGGAGATGTGTAGGTTTGCTGGTGAAGTAGGTATACGTGGAGATATGCTTAGGGAGTATAGGTTCAAATGGGCACGTGAGAAGATGGAGGAGAGTGAGTTTTATCACAGTCTTGAACGTTTTAAGGAAGAGGAACAGCAAGGGACCGAATATGGTATTGGTGTCGTGGAGCACCAAAGTCGTGCTGAGGACCCTAAACTTGTCGCTCTTCCAAAAAGGCGTGGCAAAATTAACTATAAGATTTATGGACTTGATTTATCCGATTCAAAATGGTCACAAGTGGCTGATAAGATTCATGAGGCTGAGAAAATCATATGCCCTCaagaaccaaaaaaaatagatgGAAAGTGCAAAATTATTACTGAAAAATTACTTTCTTCACAGGAACAAGATGATTATTCTCCACTTATAGCAGAATGGGTACAACTTCTCCAGCCTAGCAGGGTAGACTGGATAAATTTACTTGATAGATTGAATAACCGAAATCCTAGTCTATATTTGAAG ATTGCAGAACATGTGCTTGGTGAAGAGTCCTTCCAAACAAACATACGTGACTACTCAAAACTCGTTGACGCCCATGCTAGAGATAACCAGCGAGAAGATGCCGAGAGAATTATCAGAAAAATGAGTGAAAATGGAATTGTACCTGATATTCTCACATCAACAATCATGGTTCACATGTACAGCAAAGCAGGTGATCTGGATCGAGCAAAAGCCGCATTTGAGAGCTTGAGAACTCAAGGATTCCTACCAGACATGGGGGTTTACAATTCCATGATCCTAGCCTATGTAAATGCTGGCGACCCAAAGAAAGGTGAATCATTGATGAAGGAAATGGAGGTAAGAGACATCAAACCCTCTAAGAAGATCTATATGGCCCTTCTAAGGTCATTTTCTCAGCATGGTGATGCTAATGGAGCCCATAGAATAGCAACTACAATGCAATTTTCAGGATTTCAGCCCACTTTAGAGTCATGTATGTTACTTGTTGAGGCATTTGGAAAAGCTGGTGACCCTGATCAGGCAAGGCAGAATTTCGATTACATGATTAAACTTGGACACAAGCCAGATGATAGATGCACTGCTACCATGATAGCAGCATATGAGAAGAATAACCTGCTGGATAAAGCCTTAAATCTTTTAATAGAGCTTGAGAAAGATGGCTTTGAGCCTGGGGTGGCTACTTATTCGGTTTTGGTGGATTGGTTGAGTAAAATGCAACTAATTGATGAAGCTGAACAACTCTTAGATAAAATTGCTGAACAGGGTGAGGCTCCTCCATTCAAGGTTCATATTAGCCTATGTGACATGTATGCAAGAGCTAATGTTGAGAAAAAGGCTCTTCAAGCTCTTGGAGTTTTGGAGGCAAAACAAGAGCAGTTGGAACCAGAAGATTTCGAGAGGATTATATGGTCACTTATAGCTGGTGGATTTGTACAAGATGCTCAAAAGTTCCAAGGATTGATGGAAGCTCGGGGATTTACAGTGTCTGAGCAACTTCAAGTAACACTCATGGCGTCTCAAACTTTTCTTCGCAGGAGACCATCTGTAAGATAA